Proteins from a single region of Haloplanus sp. GDY1:
- a CDS encoding DUF7285 family protein — translation MSRSSRRGQVEPLAALVVLLAVTGAVTTYAAALDGVGREADRDLATPTLDRVASALGTGGVADPNRTRRAHRAGPSGYRLNVTVAAAGRRWTAGPAPPRDGRADAASRSIGVRLEPGRVRPGRLRVEVWT, via the coding sequence ATGTCACGCTCGTCGCGTAGGGGGCAGGTCGAACCGCTGGCCGCACTCGTGGTGCTCCTGGCGGTGACCGGAGCCGTGACGACGTACGCTGCGGCGCTCGATGGCGTCGGTCGAGAGGCCGACAGGGACCTCGCGACGCCGACACTCGACCGCGTCGCGTCGGCGCTCGGAACCGGCGGCGTCGCCGATCCGAACCGGACGCGACGCGCCCACCGTGCCGGACCGTCGGGGTACCGCCTGAACGTCACCGTCGCCGCGGCGGGTCGGCGGTGGACGGCGGGACCGGCCCCGCCACGGGACGGGCGAGCCGACGCGGCGAGTCGGTCGATCGGCGTCCGCCTGGAGCCGGGACGGGTCCGTCCCGGTCGCCTCCGGGTGGAGGTGTGGACGTGA